In Amycolatopsis sulphurea, one genomic interval encodes:
- a CDS encoding polymorphic toxin-type HINT domain-containing protein, with amino-acid sequence MLFIAFAVLAGVVQPGAATAAPGRVAAAADQPAVEDPARPMPSDPYREWDGSAGVPDRGDPRLRQIVVDNAELAEEPEVREAAAAALAVGRSAAIMEFLDHGNAEAQARARARKDEIARRELAEVEALRGTGGPYLKAEVERVLAGSVYDRSDFLAFGKDIANQRDADAAKGEQELRDRARARVLMLTAAAGPAVQRAAQAALDAGDAAITEFLKSGYLVAAKADADTREQQLKDEEARIKAAEELSDLARRSARATQARRNLLVAHGNGVRALEKSANALVLAGNEARTAAQILAANTAGGKHPADAFDRQKNEVARQLGYARQAGEDAQRASASAQVQANILVETGLTYGVQWAQMATGMANAAQAAVSASETAAHTIDATAFTDQARNAQEQAERHAAEAHQWRLHAEEHAKAAARLADAARVQADAAKDAAARTKAARQAAESAEAQAWAAAERTRTARVTAEREAANAAAARQKAERERAAAAAARSRADQQAAVAHSARAEATRQAGIAAGARGAADAANGRAADAETRARGEERNAADARDHAYQAERDQRAAEARAAAMDSMAAAARGGQNQKPAQDAADEARGAAGVARNAAGAARGAANTATGAAAGARAAATEAGAHAARARAAAQQAAAAAARANAAANRAEAEAAATHAARLKADAAASDATFSEAQAAEAARNAMALAERASDEAIQAARSAERTKAEADAAAAESVSAATQAGLAVKAASAAKNSSTAITDPANTAITVVAPFSGGDLDADFVVLVANQAKAIGAEQAAAAQQRATEALDAARRAQDAADRAAGEVKPAFDASAAAAHSSAAAAKSAAEAQKAAADAAVDGAAARAAAARSHDADAQARADAVKARAAANAASNDAAIAGKAASAAERDAAAARAAANRAESDAAAARGAASRAESDATAAEKAAAEAQTHADNTAQAARDALQHAIDAGHAADRAEQAERERKAAERAKQVQRLDDAGPDPTGEDIDALFSDGGEELVNRYLAAREQTKKGIIDYLVQNGGQTLLDLIGYTDAKRCFGEGDVAACLWTVLNVGTLISMAGKVPEVVAAIAKVGGGLTKFLDEAKTGQKFLEQMRGVVTAAEARCPSVPNSFSPATPVLLADGSHRPIKDVKAGDAVITTDPITGRTGTRPVSAVIVGSGRKDLVDVTADNGATIHATAGHPFWVENRRLWAPADHLRIGDRLHDRKDRPVTVSALRSYEEEKVVYNLSVEEMHTYYVEAGGRDVLVHNLACLEVLKNFANKQMQFGREQFLLDKKGMDHFLIRHHPKYWDGSVKENQSFFRESMTIDELQSTIERVLAQNRDTLISKGTGGMYQIEGTVDGITYTVGLNNGRIGQFYPH; translated from the coding sequence TTGCTCTTTATCGCGTTCGCGGTGCTGGCCGGGGTGGTCCAGCCGGGTGCCGCGACGGCCGCACCAGGCCGGGTCGCGGCCGCTGCGGATCAGCCGGCGGTGGAGGACCCGGCGCGGCCGATGCCGTCGGATCCGTATCGGGAGTGGGACGGTTCGGCCGGGGTGCCGGATCGGGGTGATCCGCGGTTGCGCCAGATTGTGGTGGACAACGCGGAGCTGGCCGAGGAACCGGAGGTTCGTGAAGCGGCGGCGGCCGCACTGGCCGTGGGCAGGAGCGCGGCGATCATGGAGTTCCTCGACCATGGTAATGCGGAGGCACAGGCGCGGGCGCGGGCTCGTAAGGATGAGATCGCGCGTCGCGAGCTGGCCGAGGTGGAGGCATTGCGGGGCACGGGTGGCCCTTACCTCAAGGCCGAAGTCGAGCGGGTGCTTGCGGGCAGCGTGTATGACCGCAGTGATTTTCTGGCTTTTGGCAAGGACATCGCGAACCAGCGTGACGCGGATGCGGCCAAGGGCGAGCAGGAGTTGCGGGATCGGGCTCGCGCCCGGGTGCTGATGCTGACCGCCGCGGCCGGTCCAGCGGTGCAGCGCGCCGCGCAGGCGGCGTTGGACGCTGGTGACGCGGCGATCACGGAATTCCTGAAGTCCGGGTATCTGGTGGCGGCCAAGGCCGACGCGGACACGCGGGAACAGCAGCTCAAGGACGAAGAGGCACGGATCAAGGCGGCTGAGGAACTGTCTGATCTGGCGCGCCGGTCCGCGCGAGCCACGCAGGCGCGCCGGAATCTGCTGGTGGCGCACGGCAATGGTGTCCGGGCGTTGGAGAAGTCGGCGAACGCGTTGGTGCTGGCGGGGAACGAGGCACGCACCGCTGCCCAGATCCTGGCGGCGAACACCGCGGGCGGGAAGCATCCGGCGGATGCGTTCGACCGGCAGAAGAACGAGGTCGCCCGTCAGCTCGGGTATGCCCGTCAGGCCGGCGAGGACGCGCAGCGGGCATCGGCGTCGGCGCAGGTGCAGGCGAACATTCTGGTCGAGACCGGCCTGACCTACGGCGTGCAGTGGGCGCAGATGGCCACGGGTATGGCCAATGCCGCGCAGGCCGCGGTGAGTGCGTCGGAGACCGCCGCGCACACGATCGACGCGACGGCGTTCACCGATCAGGCCCGCAACGCCCAGGAACAGGCCGAACGGCACGCCGCCGAAGCACACCAATGGCGTCTGCACGCCGAGGAACACGCGAAGGCCGCAGCGCGGCTCGCCGATGCGGCCCGGGTGCAGGCGGACGCGGCCAAAGACGCCGCTGCACGGACGAAGGCAGCTCGTCAGGCAGCCGAGTCCGCTGAGGCTCAGGCGTGGGCCGCGGCCGAACGAACCCGGACCGCGCGGGTCACCGCCGAACGTGAAGCCGCGAACGCGGCGGCTGCCCGTCAGAAGGCGGAGCGGGAGCGTGCGGCCGCTGCAGCGGCACGGTCACGTGCGGATCAGCAGGCCGCGGTCGCGCACTCCGCACGCGCGGAGGCCACCCGCCAGGCGGGGATCGCGGCCGGGGCCCGTGGCGCCGCGGACGCGGCAAACGGGCGGGCCGCTGATGCGGAGACCCGCGCGCGTGGTGAGGAACGGAACGCCGCGGATGCACGGGACCATGCCTATCAGGCCGAACGCGACCAGCGGGCGGCTGAGGCCCGCGCCGCGGCGATGGATTCGATGGCCGCAGCGGCTCGGGGCGGCCAGAATCAGAAGCCGGCACAGGATGCTGCGGACGAGGCCCGCGGCGCGGCGGGGGTCGCGCGGAATGCCGCGGGTGCCGCGCGGGGCGCGGCGAACACCGCGACCGGCGCGGCGGCGGGTGCTCGCGCGGCGGCGACCGAGGCCGGTGCGCACGCCGCTCGGGCGCGGGCTGCGGCGCAGCAGGCAGCAGCAGCGGCGGCGCGGGCGAATGCGGCAGCGAACCGGGCGGAGGCCGAAGCCGCCGCGACTCATGCGGCCCGGCTGAAAGCCGACGCTGCCGCCTCCGACGCCACCTTCTCCGAAGCACAAGCAGCCGAGGCCGCCCGTAACGCCATGGCGCTCGCAGAACGGGCGTCGGACGAAGCGATCCAGGCCGCACGCTCGGCGGAGCGCACCAAAGCCGAAGCCGACGCAGCAGCAGCCGAATCCGTGTCTGCCGCCACCCAGGCCGGATTGGCGGTGAAGGCCGCGTCAGCAGCGAAGAACTCCTCCACGGCGATCACCGATCCCGCGAACACCGCGATCACCGTGGTTGCCCCGTTCAGCGGCGGTGACCTCGACGCCGACTTCGTCGTGCTGGTCGCGAACCAGGCCAAAGCCATCGGCGCCGAACAGGCCGCTGCCGCACAACAACGCGCGACCGAAGCCCTCGACGCCGCACGACGCGCCCAAGACGCCGCCGACCGGGCAGCGGGCGAGGTGAAACCCGCGTTCGATGCCTCCGCTGCCGCGGCGCACTCCTCGGCCGCTGCCGCGAAGTCGGCGGCGGAAGCCCAGAAGGCCGCCGCCGATGCCGCGGTCGACGGTGCTGCGGCTCGCGCCGCTGCCGCTCGCTCCCACGACGCAGACGCCCAGGCCCGCGCCGACGCGGTCAAAGCGCGTGCCGCGGCCAACGCCGCCAGCAACGACGCTGCCATCGCCGGGAAAGCAGCCTCCGCTGCTGAACGCGACGCAGCCGCCGCGCGTGCTGCCGCGAACCGCGCGGAATCCGACGCTGCCGCCGCCCGCGGTGCAGCCAGCCGCGCCGAATCCGACGCGACTGCAGCGGAAAAGGCCGCGGCCGAAGCCCAAACCCACGCGGACAACACCGCCCAAGCTGCGCGTGACGCACTGCAGCACGCCATCGACGCCGGCCACGCGGCCGACCGCGCGGAACAAGCGGAACGGGAACGGAAGGCAGCTGAACGCGCCAAGCAAGTTCAGCGGTTGGACGATGCCGGTCCAGATCCGACGGGTGAAGACATCGACGCGCTCTTCTCCGACGGCGGGGAAGAACTCGTGAACCGGTACCTCGCTGCGCGGGAGCAGACCAAAAAGGGGATCATCGATTACCTCGTCCAAAACGGCGGGCAGACCCTGCTGGATCTGATCGGCTATACCGACGCCAAAAGGTGCTTCGGCGAGGGCGATGTCGCAGCCTGTCTCTGGACGGTACTCAACGTCGGCACGTTGATCTCGATGGCCGGGAAGGTTCCGGAAGTTGTGGCGGCCATCGCCAAGGTCGGCGGAGGCCTGACCAAGTTCCTCGACGAGGCCAAGACCGGCCAGAAGTTCCTGGAACAGATGCGTGGTGTTGTCACGGCGGCGGAAGCCCGGTGTCCGAGCGTGCCGAACAGCTTCAGCCCCGCGACACCGGTGTTGCTCGCGGATGGCAGCCATCGTCCGATCAAAGACGTCAAGGCCGGTGACGCAGTCATCACGACCGATCCGATTACAGGGCGGACGGGGACACGTCCGGTCTCGGCGGTTATCGTCGGCTCCGGGCGCAAGGATCTGGTCGACGTCACAGCAGACAACGGCGCCACGATCCACGCAACAGCCGGGCACCCCTTCTGGGTCGAGAATCGACGGCTCTGGGCGCCCGCGGATCATCTGCGCATTGGTGACCGCCTGCACGACCGGAAGGACCGGCCGGTGACGGTCAGCGCACTTCGGTCGTACGAGGAGGAAAAAGTCGTCTACAATCTCTCTGTCGAGGAGATGCATACGTACTACGTCGAGGCGGGCGGTCGAGACGTCCTCGTCCATAACCTCGCCTGTTTGGAAGTGCTGAAGAATTTCGCCAACAAGCAGATGCAGTTCGGCCGCGAGCAGTTCCTTCTCGACAAGAAGGGGATGGACCACTTCCTGATTCGGCACCACCCGAAGTATTGGGACGGTTCGGTCAAGGAGAATCAGAGCTTCTTTCGTGAGAGCATGACCATCGATGAACTTCAGAGCACCATCGAAAGAGTGCTGGCGCAGAACCGGGACACGCTGATCAGCAAGGGGACTGGCGGCATGTACCAGATAGAAGGTACAGTTGATGGAATAACCTACACCGTGGGGCTGAACAATGGTCGGATTGGCCAGTTCTACCCCCACTGA